One window of Populus nigra chromosome 5, ddPopNigr1.1, whole genome shotgun sequence genomic DNA carries:
- the LOC133695257 gene encoding glutathione hydrolase 1 isoform X2 gives MYGGNDTLKARGALSIAVPGELAGLYKAWKQHGRLPWERLVRPAEKLARRGFKISRYLRMQMDRTQSGILADEGLRNVFTSNGDLLQQGDICYNKKLADTLRTISKGVEAFYNGPIGFNLVRDIQKLGGILTIEDLRRYKVRVREPIITNILGYKIIGMPPPSSGGASMMLILNILAQYGVPEGISGPLGFHRLVESLKHAFAVRMKLGDPDFADVAQVVSDMISPKFAEELKKTIYDNMTFDPGHYGGRWNQINDHGTSHISIVDSERNAVSMTSTVNSYFGAQILSPSTGIVLNNEMDDFSTPNTGHVPPPAPLNLIRPGKRPLSSMTPTIVLKDEQLKGVVGASGGSMIIAGTTEVLLNHFAKGMDPLSSVLAPRVYHQLTPNEVQFENWTTVYGDHFELSADVRAFLRKRGHVLKGFAGGTICQFIVQDLETTEGNKLMGKLVAVSDPRKGGLPAGY, from the exons ATGTATGGTGGAAATGATACTCTAAAAGCAAGAGGTGCCCTATCCATAGCTGTCCCAGGGGAACTTGCTGGCCTTTACAAAGCGTGGAAACAGCATGGAAGGCTCCCATGGGAAAGGCTTGTAAGGCCAGCTGAGAAGCTAGCTCGCAGAGGATTCAAGATTTCACGATACCTCCGCATGCAGATGGACAGGACACAATCAGGTATCTTGGCAGATGAAGGGCTTCGCAACGTATTTACATCAAATGGTGATCTCTTGCAACAAGGTGATATCTGTTACAACAAGAAACTAGCAGACACGTTAAGAACAATTTCAAAAGGAGTGGAGGCCTTTTATAATGGACCAATAGGTTTCAATTTGGTAAGAGATATTCAGAAACTTGGGGGGATACTGACAATAGAAGACTTGCGGAGGTATAAAGTCAGAGTTAGAGAACCCATCATCACTAACATCCTAGGCTACAAAATAATTGGAATGCCTCCCCCTTCTTCAGGGGGTGCTTCAATGATGCTT ATTCTGAACATTCTTGCCCAATACGGAGTGCCGGAAGGCATTTCTGGTCCTCTTGGATTCCATCGACTAGTTGAATCTTTAAAGCATGCGTTCGCTGTGAGGATGAAGCTTGGCGATCCTGACTTTGCTGATGTTGCTCAAGTCGTATCAGATATGATCTCTCCAAAATTTGCAGAAGAGTTGAAGAAAACCATTTATGACAACATGACTTTTGATCCTGGTCATTATGGTGGCAG GTGGAACCAGATTAATGATCATGGCACGAGTCATATATCCATTGTAGATAGTGAGCGGAATGCTGTCTCCATGACCAGTACTGTGAATTCATACTTTGGGGCACAGATACTATCTCCAAGTACAGGAATAGTTCTGAATAATGAAATGGATGATTTCTCCACGCCTAATACTGGGCATGTTCCGCCACCTGCACCTCTTAATCTCATCAGGCCTGGGAAGAGACCATTATCATCCATGACGCCTACTATTGTGCTGAAG GACGAGCAACTGAAAGGTGTGGTAGGCGCAAGTGGGGGATCCATGATCATTGCTGGGACTACGGAGGTTCTCTTAAATCATTTTGCGAAGGGAATGGATCCACTCTCTTCTGTCTTGGCTCCAAGAGTCTATCATCAG CTAACTCCCAACGAAGTACAGTTTGAGAATTGGACAACAGTGTATGGCGACCACTTCGAACTCTCTGCGGATGTCAGGGCATTCCTCCGGAAAAGAGGCCATGTCCTGAAAGGCTTTGCTGGTGGAACCATTTGCCAATTTATTGTTCAGGATTTAGAGACTACAGAAGGAAATAAACTCATGGGAAAGCTAGTAGCAGTTAGCGATCCAAGGAAAGGAGGGTTGCCTGCTGGTTATTAA
- the LOC133695257 gene encoding glutathione hydrolase 1 isoform X1 — MSSLPSLWAILLFFLFLLCPATSSLHGRQSGSTKFRHQEVVARHGAVATDDGRCSRIGIDVLREGGHAVDATVAASLCLGVVSPASSGIGGGAFMLIRLASGEVHAYDMRETAPMQASENMYGGNDTLKARGALSIAVPGELAGLYKAWKQHGRLPWERLVRPAEKLARRGFKISRYLRMQMDRTQSGILADEGLRNVFTSNGDLLQQGDICYNKKLADTLRTISKGVEAFYNGPIGFNLVRDIQKLGGILTIEDLRRYKVRVREPIITNILGYKIIGMPPPSSGGASMMLILNILAQYGVPEGISGPLGFHRLVESLKHAFAVRMKLGDPDFADVAQVVSDMISPKFAEELKKTIYDNMTFDPGHYGGRWNQINDHGTSHISIVDSERNAVSMTSTVNSYFGAQILSPSTGIVLNNEMDDFSTPNTGHVPPPAPLNLIRPGKRPLSSMTPTIVLKDEQLKGVVGASGGSMIIAGTTEVLLNHFAKGMDPLSSVLAPRVYHQLTPNEVQFENWTTVYGDHFELSADVRAFLRKRGHVLKGFAGGTICQFIVQDLETTEGNKLMGKLVAVSDPRKGGLPAGY, encoded by the exons aTGTCAT CTTTGCCGTCGTTATGGGCAATCcttctgtttttcttgtttctacTGTGCCCTGCTACTTCAAGTCTTCACGGTCGTCAGAGTGGTTCAACCAAATTTAGACACCAAGAAGTAGTGGCACGCCATGGTGCTGTTGCTACTGATGATGGTAGATGTTCCAGAATTGGGATTGATGTTCTTCGTGAAGGAGGACATGCTGTTGATGCAACTGTAGCTGCTTCTCTTTGTTTGGGAGTTGTGAGCCCAGCATCAAGTGGCATCGGTGGAGGAGCCTTTATGCTTATCAGACTTGCCAGCGGGGAGGTACATGCCTATGACATGAGAGAAACTGCGCCAATGCAAGCTTCTGAG AATATGTATGGTGGAAATGATACTCTAAAAGCAAGAGGTGCCCTATCCATAGCTGTCCCAGGGGAACTTGCTGGCCTTTACAAAGCGTGGAAACAGCATGGAAGGCTCCCATGGGAAAGGCTTGTAAGGCCAGCTGAGAAGCTAGCTCGCAGAGGATTCAAGATTTCACGATACCTCCGCATGCAGATGGACAGGACACAATCAGGTATCTTGGCAGATGAAGGGCTTCGCAACGTATTTACATCAAATGGTGATCTCTTGCAACAAGGTGATATCTGTTACAACAAGAAACTAGCAGACACGTTAAGAACAATTTCAAAAGGAGTGGAGGCCTTTTATAATGGACCAATAGGTTTCAATTTGGTAAGAGATATTCAGAAACTTGGGGGGATACTGACAATAGAAGACTTGCGGAGGTATAAAGTCAGAGTTAGAGAACCCATCATCACTAACATCCTAGGCTACAAAATAATTGGAATGCCTCCCCCTTCTTCAGGGGGTGCTTCAATGATGCTT ATTCTGAACATTCTTGCCCAATACGGAGTGCCGGAAGGCATTTCTGGTCCTCTTGGATTCCATCGACTAGTTGAATCTTTAAAGCATGCGTTCGCTGTGAGGATGAAGCTTGGCGATCCTGACTTTGCTGATGTTGCTCAAGTCGTATCAGATATGATCTCTCCAAAATTTGCAGAAGAGTTGAAGAAAACCATTTATGACAACATGACTTTTGATCCTGGTCATTATGGTGGCAG GTGGAACCAGATTAATGATCATGGCACGAGTCATATATCCATTGTAGATAGTGAGCGGAATGCTGTCTCCATGACCAGTACTGTGAATTCATACTTTGGGGCACAGATACTATCTCCAAGTACAGGAATAGTTCTGAATAATGAAATGGATGATTTCTCCACGCCTAATACTGGGCATGTTCCGCCACCTGCACCTCTTAATCTCATCAGGCCTGGGAAGAGACCATTATCATCCATGACGCCTACTATTGTGCTGAAG GACGAGCAACTGAAAGGTGTGGTAGGCGCAAGTGGGGGATCCATGATCATTGCTGGGACTACGGAGGTTCTCTTAAATCATTTTGCGAAGGGAATGGATCCACTCTCTTCTGTCTTGGCTCCAAGAGTCTATCATCAG CTAACTCCCAACGAAGTACAGTTTGAGAATTGGACAACAGTGTATGGCGACCACTTCGAACTCTCTGCGGATGTCAGGGCATTCCTCCGGAAAAGAGGCCATGTCCTGAAAGGCTTTGCTGGTGGAACCATTTGCCAATTTATTGTTCAGGATTTAGAGACTACAGAAGGAAATAAACTCATGGGAAAGCTAGTAGCAGTTAGCGATCCAAGGAAAGGAGGGTTGCCTGCTGGTTATTAA